A part of Larimichthys crocea isolate SSNF chromosome VII, L_crocea_2.0, whole genome shotgun sequence genomic DNA contains:
- the sdhaf1 gene encoding succinate dehydrogenase assembly factor 1, mitochondrial has protein sequence MARHSKLQKQVLALYRQFLRAGQDKPGFIPRIRDEFRENARIKKTDVMHIEYLYRRGQRQLEQLKDVNTKQLGSFSKPGQKS, from the coding sequence ATGGCGCGGCACAGCAAGCTTCAGAAGCAGGTCCTGGCTCTGTACCGGCAGTTCCTGCGGGCCGGCCAGGACAAACCGGGCTTCATCCCCCGAATCCGCGACGAGTTCAGAGAGAACGCTCGCATCAAGAAGACGGACGTGATGCACATCGAGTATCTGTACCGAcgaggacagagacagctggAGCAGCTGAAGGACGTCAACACCAAACAGCTGGGCTCCTTCTCGAAGCCCGGACAGAagagctga
- the LOC104936533 gene encoding nuclear factor 7, brain-like encodes MAERAHLESFLSCHVCSETFRDPVSLSCGHSFCSSCLQKFWKQAGNKNCPICKRKSSKDHPLVNFSLKDLADAFAGRLKSGSSETEKGQKKVEVVCSEHQEEPRLFCEDEDRAVCPVCEFQHHHGHKVVPIEQAVDGLKEQLKSDLKSLQDKRNKYKHVEETYNEVIQHSKKQLLSTERQIRAEFNKLHQFLREEEESRLAALREEEEQKGKTISREMKRIQEQISSLSDRISAVEEDLKKHKVAFLSSYKATQTRARDQSSLSDPQLVSGALIDVAKHLGNLSFRVWEKMKDKVHFSPVILDPNTASRWLYLSDDLTSVTHGDTYQKLPDNPERNTKYTNVFGSEGFSSGKHSWEVEVGDHPDWNVGLVKESVNRKGERNVSPEYGLWCLLHRRGIYFDVVGQTVKVKKSLQKIRVQLDYDRGEVSFYAPEDMTHIHTYRDTFTEKLFPYFSVGQAADAETKEIKVCQTDISL; translated from the coding sequence ATGGCTGAGAGAGCTCATCTTGAAAGTTTCCTGAGCTGCCATGTGTGTTCAGAGACTTTCAGAGATCCTGTGTCTCTGAGCTGTGGCCACAGCTTCTGTTCAAGCTGCCTGCAAAAGTTCTGGAAACAAGCTGGAAACAAAAACTGTCCCATCTGTAAAAGGAAATCCTCAAAGGATCATCCACTTGTGAACTTTTCATTGAAGGATCTGGCTGACGCGTTTGCTGGGAGACTGAAATCTGGATCATCTGAGACCGAGAAAGGACagaagaaggtggaggtggtgtgtAGTGAACATCAAGAAGAGCCTAGATTGTTCTGTGAGGATGAAGATAGAgctgtgtgtcctgtctgtgaGTTTCAGCATCACCACGGTCACAAGGTGGTTCCTATAGAACAAGCAGTCGATGGCCTGAAGGAGCAGCTGAAATCTGACTTAAAGTCTCTGCAGGACAAGAggaacaaatacaaacatgtgGAGGAAACATACAATGAAGTGATCCAACACTCCAAGAAGCAGCTGCTGTCCACAGAGAGGCAGATCAGAGCAGAGTTCAACAAGCTCCACCAGTtcctgagagaggaagaggagtccAGACTGGCAGCtctgagggaggaagaggagcagaaggGGAAGACTAtcagcagagagatgaagaggattCAGGAGCAGATCTCCTCTCTGTCAGACAGGATCTCTGCTGTGGAAGAAGACCTGAAGAAACACAAGGTGGCGTTCCTCAGCAGTTATAAAGCCACTCAGACCAGAGCCAGAGACCAGAGCTCACTGTCAGATCCACAGCTGGTCTCAGGAGCGCTGATAGATGTGGCCAAACACCTGGGCAACCTGTCCTTCAGAGTCTGGGAGAAGATGAAGGACAAGGTCCACTTCAGTCCTGTCATCCTGGACCCAAACACTGCAAGCCGCTGGCTCTACCTGTCTGATGATCTGACCAGTgtgacacatggagacacatATCAGAAGCTTCCTGACAATCCAGAGAGAAACACTAAGTATACCAATGTTTTTGGATCTGAGGGCTTCAGCTCAGGGAAACACagctgggaggtggaggtgggagatCATCCTGACTGGAATGTAGGTTTGGTTAAAGAGTCAGTGaacaggaagggagagagaaatgtctCACCAGAATATGGACTCTGGTGTTTACTGCATCGCAGAGGAATATACTTTGATGTTGTTGGTCAGACTGTCAAAGTGAAGAAGAGTCTCCAGAAGATCAGAGTCCAGCTGGACTATGACAGGGGGGAGGTGTCCTTCTACGCCCCTGAAGACATGACTCACATCCACACTTACAGAGACACTTTCACTGAGAAACTCTTCCCATATTTCAGTGTTGGACAAGCTGCTGATGcagaaaccaaagaaatcaAAGTGTGTCAAACTGATATTTCTCTGTGA